Proteins encoded in a region of the Elaeis guineensis isolate ETL-2024a chromosome 7, EG11, whole genome shotgun sequence genome:
- the LOC105061394 gene encoding pentatricopeptide repeat-containing protein At2g27610 produces the protein MSKITDGVMSLKFLLPALRSARCISKRKMVHGKIIVSGFLPNLVASNHLMSTYVSCDRIEDARRLFDQMPEKNVVSWTILISGYSKSGPKEAAVSSFRSMVSSGFSPNDFTYVSVLSACASIGAARSGKEIHGRIYRLEGGVLSSFVSNSLVNLYAKCGMIHLSRSLFDGIIQPNMVSWGSILSGYCQCGQNEEALRIFARAWKEGVGINEFMVASVLSACSSLGVLAVGKQVHCYVIKSGIPSDQFVEAAVVDMYVKCNELDLAYQAFSELDEPGLASWAALIGGYAQQGHGERAICLFRKLQSSCLKPNEHIFPCVLVGCSTVAAVEGGKQLHALIIKSGFRMAAYVGNAVMDFYAKCGLLDESVKLFEEMEEHDIVSYNAMIARYVDRCDFKGVMELLKQMLLEGTNPNPYTYSSILKLCADLPVVRWGQQTHNLIIRLGLDANVIVGSALIDMYAKCGRLEDARKVFRMMPSKNLVSWNGMLVGYGQHGFGEEALGIFHMMQMESIKPNEITFIGVLSACAHVGLVKQGQCYFDLMKGCGIIPRIDHFACMVDLFARAGLVERAYEFIKSMPIQPNKVIWRSLMAGCKTHGNLGIGLNAARQILKIDPEDDSAHVMLSGVYANAGMWDERAGVRDFLKMGFKKVPGCSWI, from the coding sequence ATGTCTAAGATTACAGATGGAGTTATGTCTCTAAAGTTCCTCCTTCCTGCTCTCCGCAGTGCCAGATGCATCAGCAAAAGGAAAATGGTCCATGGAAAAATAATCGTATCCGGGTTTCTCCCCAATCTTGTTGCAAGCAACCATTTGATGTCCACGTACGTTAGTTGCGATCGAATAGAGGATGCACGCCGTCTGTTCGATCAAATGCCCGAGAAGAACGTTGTCTCCTGGACCATTCTGATATCTGGGTATTCAAAATCAGGCCCCAAAGAAGCTGCAGTTAGCTCTTTCAGGTCGATGGTGTCCTCGGGTTTCAGTCCAAATGACTTTACTTATGTCAGCGTTCTTTCGGCTTGTGCAAGCATTGGAGCAGCAAGGAGTGGGAAGGAGATTCATGGAAGGATTTATAGGCTCGAAGGAGGTGTTTTGAGTAGCTTCGTAAGCAATTCGTTGGTTAATTTGTACGCAAAATGTGGTATGATACACTTGTCCCGGAGTTTGTTTGATGGAATTATTCAGCCGAATATGGTATCATGGGGCTCGATCCTTTCAGGCTACTGTCAATGTGGACAGAATGAGGAAGCTTTGAGGATCTTTGCACGGGCATGGAAAGAGGGTGTGGGGATTAATGAGTTCATGGTTGCCAGTGTCTTGAGTGCTTGTTCTAGTTTGGGAGTTTTGGCTGTTGGGAAGCAAGTGCATTGTTATGTCATCAAGAGTGGAATTCCATCTGATCAGTTTGTTGAGGCGGCAGTCGTTGATATGTATGTAAAATGCAATGAGCTTGATTTGGCTTACCAGGCTTTCTCAGAGTTAGATGAGCCAGGTTTGGCATCCTGGGCTGCATTGATTGGAGGATATGCTCAGCAAGGGCATGGAGAGAGAGCTATTTGCCTTTTTAGAAAGTTGCAGTCATCCTGCTTGAAACCAAATGAACATATTTTTCCGTGTGTTCTTGTTGGTTGTTCTACTGTTGCTGCAGTTGAAGGAGGGAAGCAGCTCCACGCCCTTATAATTAAATCAGGTTTCAGAATGGCTGCATATGTTGGCAATGCAGTCATGGATTTTTATGCAAAATGTGGATTGCTTGATGAATCTGTCAAACTTTTTGAAGAAATGGAAGAACATGATATTGTATCATATAATGCTATGATTGCAAGGTATGTTGATCGGTGTGATTTTAAAGGAGTCATGGAACTTCTGAAACAAATGCTGCTTGAAGGGACAAATCCAAATCCTTATACTTATTCTAGTATTCTGAAACTTTGTGCAGATCTTCCGGTAGTAAGGTGGGGCCAACAGACCCACAATCTTATCATTAGACTTGGACTTGATGCCAATGTAATTGTTGGAAGTGCACTCATTGACATGTATGCAAAGTGTGGAAGATTGGAAGATGCTCGCAAAGTCTTCAGGATGATGCCTTCCAAAAACTTGGTTTCCTGGAATGGTATGCTTGTTGGGTATGGTCAGCATGGCTTTGGCGAGGAGGCATTAGGGATCTTTCACATGATGCAAATGGAGAGTATCAAGCCCAATGAAATAACCTTCATTGGAGTTTTGTCTGCGTGTGCTCATGTGGGTCTTGTCAAACAAGGGCAGTGCTACTTTGATCTTATGAAAGGGTGTGGAATAATTCCAAGAATAGATCATTTTGCTTGTATGGTTGATCTATTTGCTCGAGCTGGGCTGGTTGAAAGAGCCTATGAGTTTATAAAAAGCATGCCCATCCAACCAAATAAGGTTATATGGCGTAGTCTAATGGCTGGCTGTAAAACTCATGGAAATTTAGGCATTGGGTTGAATGCAGCCAGGCAAATTTTGAAGATCGATCCTGAAGATGATTCAGCACATGTCATGCTTTCTGGTGTTTATGCAAATGCTGGGATGTGGGATGAGAGAGCTGGAGTGAGAGATTTTTTAAAGATGGGGTTCAAGAAAGTGCCAGGATGCAGTTGGATTTAG